Part of the Paracoccus sp. MC1862 genome, ACCCTGCGCAAAGGCAACGTGGTCGAGATCGACGACAAGCTCTATGTCGTCCTTACCGCCCAGAACTTCCATCCCGGCAAGGGCACGCCTGTTACCCAGGTGGACATGCGCCGCATCTCGGACGGCACCAAGGTCTCGGAACGCTGGCGGACGACCGAGCAGGTCGAGCGCGCCCATGTGGACGAACGCGGCTACGATTTCCTGTATGAGGACGGCGAGGGCTTCCACTTCATGGAACCCGAGAATTACGAGCAGGTCGTGGCCGCCGCCGACATGATCGGCGACCAGAAGGCCTATCTGCAGGAAGGCATGCGGGTGTTTCTGCAGGTCTACAACGGCCTGCCCATCGCCATGACCCTGCCGCAGCGGATCACGGTCGAGATCACCGAAACCGAGCCGGTGGTGAAGGGCCAGACGGCCTCCTCCTCCTACAAGCCCGCCACGGTGGACAACGGCCTGCGGGTGATGGTGCCGCCCCATATCGGCGTGGGCACCCGCATCGTCATCAACACCGAGGACAATTCCTACGTGGAACGCGCCAAGGACTGATGCCGTTCGGGGGCGCCGGTCCACGCCGGCGTCTGCCTTCATTCACCAGGAATGTCTGCCAATGTTCAACGCCGCGCGACAGATGCGGGTCGAGGACCGTCCGCCGCTGCAATTCGCAGCCGTCGTGCTGGCCGCCCCAACCGGATGGGACGGCTGGGGGCGGATGCGCGTCACCGCGCTGAACTATGCCGCCATCCCGGCCGACCTGCGCCAGATCTGCCGCAAGCTGCGGCTGGGCGGGCGCATCGTGTCGATGCTGGAGGTCGCCCGTTACGACCCGGTGACGCAGACCGAGACCTGGCCGCCCGCACCGCGCGGCGGAAAGCACAACTGTTCCGACATCAGCGAATACCGCGTGGCGCAGGCCCGCGGCACGGAACCGGGGGCCGCGTCCTTCGACGTGCTGATCCGGCCCGGCAAGGGCCTGGGCAAGCTGGGCTACAAGGTCAGGTATCGCTGGTCCGACAAGCCCACCGAGATCCAGACCGGCATCGCCCAGCCCTGAGCAACCCGCTCAGACGACGGTGATGCCGCTGCCTTCTTCCACCCGCCCGACAACCGAAGCAAGCGGATAGCCCGCATCACGCAAGCGCTGCACCCAGCCGTCCGCTGCCTCGGGTGCCACCGCAACCAGCAGCCCGCCCGAGGTCTGCGGGTCGGTCAGCAGGGCGCGGCGCCAGTCGGGCGTGTTTTCGGGCAACGTCACTTCGGACCCGTAGGCGGCCCAGTTGCGGGTAGAGGCCCCTGTGACGTGACCGGACTGTGCCAGTTCCTCGGCGCGGGACAGCAACGGCAGCGCGGCGCGGTCGATCACCACCTTGGCGCCCGAGCCCCGCGCCATCTCAAGCCCGTGGCCGAGG contains:
- the efp gene encoding elongation factor P; translation: MKVIASTLRKGNVVEIDDKLYVVLTAQNFHPGKGTPVTQVDMRRISDGTKVSERWRTTEQVERAHVDERGYDFLYEDGEGFHFMEPENYEQVVAAADMIGDQKAYLQEGMRVFLQVYNGLPIAMTLPQRITVEITETEPVVKGQTASSSYKPATVDNGLRVMVPPHIGVGTRIVINTEDNSYVERAKD